From Zavarzinella sp., one genomic window encodes:
- the trpS gene encoding tryptophan--tRNA ligase, which yields MNQSRQPRILSGVQPSGKLHLGNYFGAIKQHIALQEEGECFYFIADYHALTTIKEGVVRDADDAKKQGRKARPAAQLLHDQVLDVALDYLALGLDPARVAFFRQSDVPEVCELAWMLGTVTGMGLLERAHSFKDKTARGIVANVGLFTYPILMAADILIYRSNVVPVGKDQVQHLEMTRDMAGYFNQAVGKEIFPMPQERLDAIPVVPGTDGQKMSKSYGNTIDIFAEGKALQKSVMGIVSDSAAVEEPKNPDTCNIFQLLRLFAPPEELETVANRYRAGGYGYAEAKQLLLEKIDTYYAPARAKRKELLADLSQVEAVLVAGAAKARREAFKTMEKVRKSLGMLPAPVGKPT from the coding sequence ATGAACCAATCCAGACAACCACGAATTCTTTCTGGTGTGCAGCCATCCGGGAAGCTGCACCTGGGGAATTATTTCGGTGCGATCAAGCAGCACATTGCTCTGCAGGAAGAGGGTGAGTGCTTCTACTTCATCGCGGACTACCACGCTCTGACCACCATTAAAGAAGGGGTGGTGCGGGATGCGGACGATGCCAAAAAGCAAGGCAGGAAAGCCCGACCTGCTGCCCAACTCTTACACGACCAGGTGCTGGATGTGGCGTTAGACTACCTGGCACTGGGACTGGACCCCGCTCGGGTGGCATTTTTTCGCCAGTCGGACGTACCGGAAGTATGCGAATTAGCCTGGATGTTGGGTACCGTAACTGGAATGGGGCTGTTGGAGAGGGCCCACTCATTCAAAGACAAGACAGCACGTGGCATTGTCGCAAACGTGGGGCTGTTCACGTATCCGATTCTGATGGCAGCCGACATTCTGATTTATCGATCCAACGTGGTACCGGTGGGGAAAGATCAGGTGCAGCACCTGGAAATGACCCGTGACATGGCAGGATACTTCAACCAGGCCGTGGGGAAAGAAATTTTCCCGATGCCGCAGGAAAGGCTGGATGCCATTCCCGTGGTGCCCGGTACCGATGGCCAGAAAATGTCCAAAAGTTATGGCAACACCATTGATATTTTTGCCGAAGGAAAAGCACTGCAAAAATCGGTGATGGGCATTGTCAGCGATTCGGCGGCGGTGGAAGAGCCCAAAAATCCTGATACATGCAATATTTTTCAACTGTTGCGGTTATTCGCACCGCCGGAAGAGCTGGAAACCGTTGCAAATCGTTATCGGGCAGGTGGTTACGGTTACGCAGAAGCAAAGCAATTGCTGCTGGAAAAAATTGATACCTACTACGCACCCGCACGGGCAAAACGGAAAGAGCTGCTTGCAGATTTATCCCAGGTAGAAGCGGTATTGGTAGCCGGTGCTGCCAAGGCACGCCGCGAAGCCTTCAAAACGATGGAAAAAGTTCGCAAATCATTGGGAATGCTACCCGCACCGGTTGGGAAGCCGACCTAA
- a CDS encoding aldo/keto reductase translates to MQTKPLGNSDLNITPLGFGAWAIGGGDWAFGWGAQDDNDSIQVIHEAIDQGINWIDTAAVYGLGRSEEVVAKALEGIANRPYVFTKCARVWDENRQIGKRLKQDSIRKECEASLKRLNIECIDLYQIHWPEPDEDIEEGWQTMVQLQKEGKVRWIGISNFNVEQMQRIRPFGPITSLQPPYSLLRPEVEERILPHCLQENIGVIAYSPMGSGLLTGAMTRERIATLPANDWRKEKNPQFQEPLLSRNLQLVDALKQIGAQHGVSAGVAAIAWVLRQPAVTGAIVGARKPGQIKELIPACDFRLSDDEILQLGQILHSVST, encoded by the coding sequence ATGCAAACCAAACCTCTCGGCAATAGTGATTTGAATATTACCCCACTGGGCTTTGGTGCCTGGGCCATCGGTGGCGGAGATTGGGCTTTCGGCTGGGGTGCCCAGGACGATAATGATTCAATCCAGGTGATCCACGAAGCGATTGACCAGGGAATTAACTGGATTGATACCGCTGCAGTATATGGCCTGGGACGATCCGAAGAAGTAGTAGCCAAGGCATTGGAAGGTATCGCCAACCGCCCGTACGTGTTTACCAAGTGTGCCCGCGTATGGGATGAAAACAGACAGATTGGGAAACGCCTCAAACAAGATTCGATCCGCAAAGAGTGTGAAGCCAGCCTGAAACGACTGAACATCGAATGCATTGATCTGTACCAGATCCATTGGCCAGAGCCTGATGAAGATATTGAAGAAGGCTGGCAAACCATGGTGCAACTCCAGAAAGAAGGTAAAGTGCGTTGGATTGGCATATCCAACTTCAATGTGGAACAGATGCAACGCATCCGACCGTTTGGCCCAATCACTTCGCTGCAACCACCATACAGTTTACTTCGCCCCGAAGTGGAAGAGCGAATTCTGCCACACTGTCTGCAGGAAAATATTGGCGTGATTGCTTATTCCCCGATGGGTTCTGGCCTGTTAACCGGTGCCATGACGCGAGAACGTATTGCCACACTGCCGGCAAACGACTGGCGGAAAGAAAAGAACCCACAGTTTCAGGAACCGTTACTCAGCAGAAACCTGCAATTGGTGGATGCTCTCAAGCAGATTGGTGCCCAGCATGGTGTTTCTGCTGGTGTGGCCGCAATCGCCTGGGTGTTACGTCAACCCGCAGTCACAGGTGCCATTGTGGGGGCACGTAAACCAGGACAGATCAAAGAACTCATCCCCGCTTGTGACTTCCGCCTGAGTGACGATGAAATCCTGCAACTTGGCCAGATCCTGCATTCCGTCAGCACCTAA
- a CDS encoding pitrilysin family protein: protein MPFQQHRLANGITLLGENHPSALSVSMSFWVKTGARDESPDVSGVSHFLEHMVFKGTETRDSFAVNRDFSRIGADNNAWTSEENTVFYGVVLPEYLPQLADVLCDMMRPTLREEDFLTEKEVILDEIARYEVQPGWVLFDNVRPHHYGAHPLSQSVLGTTESIKQLTCEQMRNYFNSRYVGSNILVAVTGQFDWDVLREMVEAKCGHWPAGTAPRTQVVEVAGPGTIKVVQVPVEKAAQEYVALTSQSPTANSELSYAAALVATAIGDYTGSRYYWALSDTGLADDVGMSVDESDGTSAVMSTFSCEPENVAEVYATCRQILDAVQKDGLTSQEIEQARTKILSREVRAGEKSRRRMSVIAKDWLYRGCYRTVDDELASWDRVDSKAIREYLDRYPINQPTVTAYGPCASLE, encoded by the coding sequence ATGCCTTTTCAGCAACATCGATTAGCGAACGGAATCACCCTTCTTGGTGAAAATCATCCGAGTGCCTTATCGGTCAGCATGTCTTTTTGGGTAAAAACAGGTGCCCGCGACGAAAGTCCGGATGTTTCGGGCGTCAGCCACTTTCTGGAACATATGGTATTTAAAGGTACGGAGACTCGGGATTCATTTGCCGTCAACCGCGACTTTTCCCGCATTGGTGCGGATAACAACGCCTGGACTTCGGAAGAAAATACCGTTTTTTATGGTGTAGTGCTGCCAGAATACCTGCCACAATTAGCGGATGTGCTGTGCGATATGATGCGGCCCACCCTGCGTGAAGAGGATTTTCTGACGGAAAAAGAAGTCATCCTCGATGAAATTGCCCGCTATGAAGTGCAGCCAGGGTGGGTGTTGTTTGATAATGTTCGCCCGCACCATTATGGGGCTCACCCACTTTCACAATCGGTGCTTGGTACTACCGAATCAATTAAGCAGCTTACCTGTGAACAGATGAGAAATTACTTCAATTCCCGCTACGTGGGGTCCAATATTCTGGTTGCTGTGACTGGCCAGTTCGATTGGGATGTTCTTCGGGAAATGGTGGAAGCAAAGTGTGGTCACTGGCCAGCAGGCACCGCCCCACGCACTCAGGTGGTGGAAGTTGCTGGTCCTGGCACCATTAAAGTGGTACAGGTTCCGGTGGAGAAAGCAGCACAGGAATATGTCGCCTTAACGAGTCAATCCCCCACAGCCAACAGTGAATTGTCATATGCTGCCGCACTGGTGGCTACGGCAATTGGCGATTACACCGGCAGCAGGTACTACTGGGCACTTTCCGATACTGGCCTGGCAGATGATGTGGGAATGTCGGTGGATGAAAGCGATGGTACCAGTGCGGTGATGTCTACATTCAGTTGTGAACCGGAAAATGTTGCTGAAGTGTATGCTACCTGTCGGCAGATTTTAGATGCAGTGCAAAAAGATGGCTTGACTTCGCAGGAAATTGAACAGGCACGCACCAAGATTTTGTCGCGGGAAGTGCGGGCGGGAGAAAAGTCCCGTCGGCGAATGTCGGTGATTGCAAAAGATTGGCTTTACCGAGGTTGTTACCGCACCGTCGATGATGAACTGGCTTCGTGGGATCGCGTGGATAGTAAGGCGATTCGGGAATACCTGGACCGATACCCGATTAATCAGCCCACTGTGACAGCATACGGCCCATGTGCGTCGTTAGAGTAA
- a CDS encoding prolyl oligopeptidase family serine peptidase codes for MQKKTDDELPYGFEIGEDGSIQQFDANCHEIDFDKPPKELKKKLKAERKNQKSNGWKALFTLIGVIVLFVGLLQITSNKDHQPIVKDEDPEKLLQNQIAQILLRKTPLKLKNYSEEKKSIMPQLSVVRHEFKTRLISNFSSNIQTPIPPKGVLELVKYSTSLGVMDAYITPKTRGPGRYPAIIWLSDQLNNSIDQRFWSVEQSHLHGQTFRDAGLIMMYPSMRGGNKNPGFVECGFGEVDDILDACKFLTSRDDVDRSRIFLVGHGYGGTLALLTAEYRSTGIRGVLAIAPASSIDRYDREKLTYDATFNYEKLLRSPSHWMNHISCSTWIVTGKNDHLWSTDLNEFKRTNLFPERVHCSLLPDLDHQSIVEPVVRVYLGKIKELQDPSTPLIIQNLDDMSVEVERMKIRR; via the coding sequence ATGCAGAAGAAAACTGATGATGAACTTCCTTACGGATTTGAAATTGGGGAAGACGGCAGTATTCAACAGTTTGATGCCAACTGCCATGAAATCGATTTCGATAAACCTCCTAAAGAATTGAAGAAAAAACTAAAAGCAGAAAGAAAAAATCAGAAAAGCAATGGTTGGAAAGCTCTATTTACTCTCATCGGGGTGATCGTTCTGTTCGTCGGCTTATTACAAATCACCTCCAATAAAGATCATCAGCCAATTGTCAAGGACGAGGACCCAGAGAAGTTACTTCAGAATCAAATAGCACAAATACTATTAAGAAAAACACCACTCAAGCTAAAAAATTATAGTGAAGAGAAAAAATCAATTATGCCTCAATTGAGCGTAGTCAGGCATGAATTTAAAACGAGATTAATTTCAAATTTCTCCAGCAATATTCAAACACCGATCCCACCAAAAGGTGTCTTGGAACTTGTGAAGTACTCCACTTCACTTGGAGTAATGGATGCATATATTACGCCAAAAACTAGAGGCCCGGGGCGATATCCAGCAATAATCTGGCTTTCAGATCAATTGAACAATAGCATCGATCAACGCTTCTGGTCGGTTGAACAGTCTCATCTCCATGGTCAGACTTTCCGCGATGCAGGATTGATTATGATGTATCCTTCGATGAGAGGTGGTAACAAAAATCCTGGTTTCGTTGAATGCGGCTTTGGAGAAGTAGATGATATTCTCGATGCTTGTAAATTTCTTACGAGTCGTGATGATGTTGATCGGAGCAGAATTTTCCTCGTGGGCCATGGTTATGGTGGTACTTTAGCGTTATTAACTGCAGAATATCGTTCTACAGGAATACGAGGTGTCCTTGCAATCGCCCCAGCTTCATCAATTGATCGATATGATCGGGAAAAGTTAACTTATGATGCGACATTCAATTATGAAAAGTTGCTACGTAGCCCCAGCCATTGGATGAACCATATCTCATGCAGTACCTGGATCGTTACTGGGAAGAATGATCACTTGTGGTCAACCGACCTAAACGAGTTTAAACGGACAAACTTGTTCCCTGAGCGAGTTCACTGTAGTCTGTTACCTGATCTGGATCATCAATCGATTGTTGAACCCGTGGTACGCGTTTATCTAGGAAAAATCAAAGAATTGCAAGATCCATCAACTCCGCTTATCATACAAAATCTTGATGATATGAGTGTTGAAGTTGAAAGAATGAAGATAAGACGCTAA
- a CDS encoding CCA tRNA nucleotidyltransferase — MVTEREFATDVVKRLATKGYQALWAGGCVRDQLLGLEPDDYDVATNALPTEVVKLFPRTVTVGISFGVVEVIGPKQSDGTHLNVQVATFRSDGEYHDGRRPSTVQFSDAKEDALRRDFTINGMFFDPLENAVLDFVGGQQDLSNRVLRAIGNPEDRFEEDKLRLLRAIRFTHRFGCSVDPGTIAAMTKMAPHLNVVSTERIAVELRKILAHPSRAAAVAQMIELGLVQVIIPQLFPMKDRDATLQVLQTIGRGASVSFGLAMAVLLHALHPKNVEKLLRQLKLSNAEIDQITWLVTRQDSLRGAATQPNHQLFPILVHPHIVELCEWTLTSGGASDAEYCEELLASHTSDFFQPVPLVTGDDLRAWGYQPGKIFKKILDQVRDMQLDWQLQTTDEAKEYILATFGPPQK, encoded by the coding sequence ATGGTGACGGAACGCGAATTTGCGACGGACGTTGTCAAGCGACTTGCCACAAAGGGGTACCAGGCATTGTGGGCAGGTGGGTGCGTTCGCGACCAGTTACTCGGGCTGGAGCCGGACGATTACGATGTCGCCACCAATGCATTGCCGACCGAAGTCGTAAAATTGTTCCCTCGTACGGTGACGGTGGGCATCAGTTTTGGTGTGGTCGAAGTGATTGGGCCAAAACAGTCCGATGGCACGCACCTGAATGTGCAGGTAGCCACTTTTCGATCAGATGGTGAATACCACGATGGCCGACGGCCAAGTACGGTACAGTTTTCCGATGCCAAAGAAGATGCACTGCGTCGAGATTTTACGATAAATGGCATGTTTTTTGACCCACTTGAAAACGCGGTTCTCGATTTTGTGGGTGGACAGCAGGATTTATCCAATCGGGTGCTGCGGGCGATCGGCAACCCGGAAGATCGTTTTGAAGAAGACAAGCTCCGGTTATTGCGGGCAATCCGCTTTACTCATCGGTTTGGCTGCTCGGTTGATCCTGGCACCATAGCAGCCATGACGAAAATGGCCCCCCACCTGAACGTGGTGAGCACGGAACGGATTGCTGTCGAGCTACGCAAGATTCTTGCCCACCCCAGCCGGGCGGCGGCAGTGGCACAGATGATCGAACTTGGGCTGGTGCAAGTCATTATTCCACAACTGTTTCCAATGAAAGACCGGGATGCCACACTTCAGGTATTGCAAACGATTGGGCGTGGTGCCAGCGTTTCATTCGGGCTGGCAATGGCAGTATTGTTACACGCCTTGCATCCCAAAAATGTTGAGAAGCTTCTTCGACAATTAAAACTTTCTAATGCGGAAATCGACCAGATTACATGGCTGGTGACACGACAAGATTCCCTGCGGGGTGCTGCAACGCAACCGAATCACCAGTTGTTTCCGATCTTAGTTCATCCCCACATCGTAGAGTTGTGCGAATGGACACTTACCTCAGGTGGTGCGTCCGATGCCGAGTACTGTGAGGAATTATTGGCCAGTCATACATCCGATTTCTTTCAACCAGTCCCACTGGTAACTGGTGATGACCTTCGAGCGTGGGGCTATCAACCTGGCAAAATATTCAAGAAAATATTAGATCAAGTGCGGGATATGCAGCTTGATTGGCAGTTACAAACAACAGATGAGGCAAAAGAATATATTCTTGCCACTTTCGGGCCACCACAGAAATAA
- a CDS encoding WecB/TagA/CpsF family glycosyltransferase has translation MPYTMAETMAAIEQLVKQRQPALIITANLNYAMLCANSQELRDLNQRAAFLLADGMPMVWWSRWIGRPLPERVAGSDMMAHLASYGAARGWRFYLLGAGPGVAERAGKKLQEQYPGLVICGTECPPFRTLTTEEIHFQRHRILAAKPDILLVAFGQPKGERWILQHMDELQVPVSIQVGATLDFVAGIVSRAPRWMQITGMEWLYRLLQEPKRLVRRYFDNIAFIVRAFFQPKYRAERMNQRPK, from the coding sequence ATGCCCTATACCATGGCCGAAACCATGGCAGCAATTGAACAACTGGTGAAACAGCGTCAACCTGCGTTGATCATTACTGCGAATCTGAACTACGCAATGCTGTGTGCCAACAGCCAGGAATTGCGGGACCTCAATCAGCGTGCGGCATTTTTGCTGGCAGATGGCATGCCCATGGTGTGGTGGTCTCGCTGGATTGGCAGACCGCTGCCAGAACGGGTAGCTGGGTCTGATATGATGGCCCACCTGGCAAGTTACGGTGCCGCGCGTGGGTGGCGATTTTACCTGCTGGGTGCCGGTCCTGGAGTTGCTGAACGGGCAGGGAAAAAGCTGCAGGAACAGTACCCTGGCCTGGTGATCTGTGGAACAGAATGCCCACCTTTCAGGACACTGACCACGGAAGAAATTCACTTCCAACGACATCGGATTCTTGCGGCAAAACCAGACATACTGCTGGTGGCATTTGGCCAGCCAAAAGGTGAACGATGGATTTTGCAGCATATGGACGAATTGCAGGTCCCGGTCAGCATTCAAGTGGGTGCCACACTGGACTTCGTTGCGGGGATTGTATCCCGTGCCCCACGGTGGATGCAGATTACTGGGATGGAATGGCTGTATCGTTTGTTGCAGGAACCGAAAAGATTGGTGCGGCGATACTTTGATAACATCGCATTTATTGTGCGGGCATTTTTTCAGCCAAAGTACCGTGCAGAACGGATGAATCAACGGCCCAAATAA
- a CDS encoding cytochrome c — MSNSKQPDQRDQDLQQLMAPLYREEAEPTDGFEPVPTWALVLFGLLLFWGGWYVATNSGSYRGDILDRGDRQIATEHYPRNQEELAQLGGKLYRTHCQVCHKDNGLGLAGFHPPLDQAEWVVGENGTDARLIRILLHGAHQEMKVKDVAYKGVMPAYGATLKDDEIAAILTYIRTAWGNRGNPIWPADVLATRRAQIGRAYDGTSPYTAAELMTIAQPSDRSSSK, encoded by the coding sequence ATGAGCAATTCCAAGCAGCCCGACCAACGAGATCAAGACCTGCAACAATTGATGGCACCGCTTTATCGGGAAGAAGCGGAGCCCACCGATGGATTTGAGCCCGTTCCCACCTGGGCGCTGGTGCTATTCGGTTTGCTCCTGTTCTGGGGTGGCTGGTACGTGGCTACAAACAGCGGGAGCTATCGAGGCGATATTCTGGATCGAGGCGATCGTCAGATTGCCACGGAACATTATCCTCGAAATCAGGAAGAACTGGCACAACTAGGTGGGAAACTGTACCGCACCCACTGTCAGGTGTGCCACAAAGACAATGGCTTGGGTCTGGCTGGGTTTCACCCACCGTTAGATCAGGCAGAGTGGGTTGTGGGTGAGAACGGCACCGATGCTCGATTGATTCGGATTCTTCTACACGGTGCCCACCAGGAAATGAAGGTGAAAGATGTAGCCTACAAGGGTGTCATGCCCGCGTATGGTGCCACATTAAAAGATGATGAGATTGCAGCCATTCTGACCTACATTCGCACCGCGTGGGGCAATCGGGGCAATCCCATCTGGCCTGCAGACGTACTCGCAACGCGTCGTGCCCAAATCGGACGTGCATATGATGGTACCTCACCCTACACGGCTGCGGAACTGATGACAATTGCACAACCGTCTGATCGTTCTTCTTCCAAGTGA
- a CDS encoding cation-translocating P-type ATPase codes for MPTNPLRGRPGKNGAAAQYCCYGCLSIGEQLASNSTDFKQSPHIVRTLAFRIAISILVIAQSMIFSVAINLEPSTPLNIRLYIQIISAVGAAVVFVLLGFPLLRAACGSILQRNFSLELLFLVTMLGAAGVSIHGMTTPGGAVYFEVIPTLLVVYTLGKAITAHSRAKAIASSQRWYHQLNSARTIIDENILIKSASDLPVGSIVEVRAGEHFPADGIITHGTGDVVEAALTGEPYWKAKIPGSEVMAGSISVDATFQVRSTVAGNARQVDRIMQLVEQARSIPGASQQLADRLGSILFPILLLAAGGTFIYWWQTNSLATGLYHALAVLLIACPCALGLATPLVIWHAIGQLVTQGIVVHRGDVIEKLAAIDCVVFDKTGTLTDDEFRIVASCFDLPAEKIVHFQELVAAVQRHSTHPMAPAFASWLPTEKEIAVKHCQTVPGWGIQAEIRWDNSPGLLQIGRAEWFDPPTIPISWHQKQQESGKEVHFWLAGCWVGAVLITEQLRSHSREALAELHLAGYRTVVLSGDTTAHLDRYQFSEAYGDQLPEQKAIFLKNLQEDGWHPLFVGDGTNDGPALATADVGVALASGTDLANNIADISLYRKDLRLISWLLQLSQSATRLIRQNLFIAATYNAVGVGLAMAGYLHPVVAAMIMVVSSLMITWNSTRVSVDPDRMLHCQRPVRDRPPARIMLLLQSGCHFLAWISVLVIVGKMSGFPISAQFVLLFGGGIIGLMLTYWWFHHENISPSLDMAFGMLTWGNLGMTFGWWYDQKFQVPAEICHCSWNLAQLWNQPGMWLGMILACNLAMILLPRRSHWSVPFCAWSMFTGGNLGMVLGMIAGSQVVQLFHPTPTWAVLADFLGMAIGMHLGMALATEAQRFMMLQVWRYRRKRDYRRQFS; via the coding sequence TTGCCCACAAATCCGTTACGTGGAAGACCTGGCAAAAATGGGGCAGCTGCCCAGTATTGTTGCTACGGCTGCCTCAGTATCGGCGAACAACTTGCCTCAAATTCCACTGATTTCAAACAATCACCCCACATCGTTCGCACTTTGGCTTTTCGAATTGCCATCAGTATTCTGGTGATTGCACAATCAATGATTTTTTCGGTGGCGATTAATCTAGAGCCCAGCACGCCATTAAACATTCGCTTATATATCCAAATAATTAGCGCCGTTGGTGCTGCCGTCGTCTTTGTTCTTCTCGGTTTTCCATTGCTCCGTGCGGCCTGTGGGAGCATTCTGCAACGAAATTTTTCGCTAGAACTGCTGTTTCTGGTCACCATGTTAGGTGCGGCAGGGGTTTCCATCCACGGCATGACCACCCCAGGTGGTGCGGTGTATTTTGAAGTAATTCCCACGTTGTTGGTGGTTTATACCCTGGGAAAAGCAATTACTGCCCACTCGCGAGCCAAGGCAATCGCCAGCAGCCAACGTTGGTACCACCAACTCAATAGTGCCAGAACAATCATCGATGAAAATATTCTCATCAAATCAGCCTCCGATCTGCCGGTGGGAAGTATTGTGGAAGTTCGCGCTGGGGAACATTTCCCCGCTGATGGCATCATTACCCACGGCACGGGTGATGTGGTGGAAGCCGCACTGACAGGGGAACCTTATTGGAAGGCAAAAATTCCAGGTTCCGAGGTAATGGCAGGTTCGATCAGTGTTGATGCCACGTTTCAAGTTAGGTCAACTGTGGCAGGAAACGCCCGCCAGGTCGATCGGATTATGCAGCTTGTTGAGCAGGCTCGGTCCATTCCGGGTGCGTCGCAACAACTCGCTGATCGATTAGGCAGCATTCTGTTTCCCATCTTGCTGCTGGCAGCGGGTGGCACATTCATTTATTGGTGGCAAACCAATTCTTTAGCAACCGGCCTGTACCACGCACTGGCAGTGCTGTTAATAGCCTGCCCCTGTGCTCTGGGATTAGCGACACCATTGGTGATCTGGCACGCCATTGGCCAACTGGTGACACAAGGAATTGTGGTGCATCGCGGGGATGTGATTGAAAAACTGGCAGCAATCGATTGCGTGGTTTTTGACAAAACAGGTACCCTGACCGATGATGAATTCCGGATTGTTGCTTCCTGTTTCGATTTACCAGCAGAAAAAATCGTCCATTTTCAGGAATTGGTGGCAGCAGTTCAACGACACAGTACGCACCCGATGGCACCTGCGTTTGCATCCTGGTTACCCACGGAAAAAGAAATTGCGGTAAAACATTGTCAAACCGTTCCGGGGTGGGGCATTCAAGCAGAAATCCGATGGGACAATTCCCCAGGATTATTGCAAATTGGCCGTGCCGAATGGTTTGACCCACCCACAATTCCAATTTCCTGGCATCAGAAACAGCAGGAAAGTGGGAAAGAAGTACATTTCTGGCTGGCAGGTTGTTGGGTGGGTGCCGTATTGATCACGGAACAATTGAGAAGTCACTCGCGGGAGGCACTGGCAGAATTGCATCTGGCAGGTTATCGCACGGTGGTGCTTTCAGGTGATACCACTGCTCATCTGGATCGGTATCAGTTTTCAGAAGCATATGGCGATCAATTGCCTGAGCAGAAGGCAATTTTTCTGAAGAATCTGCAAGAGGATGGCTGGCACCCGCTGTTCGTGGGTGATGGCACCAACGATGGCCCCGCGTTGGCCACGGCCGATGTTGGCGTGGCGTTAGCTTCCGGCACCGATCTGGCAAACAATATTGCGGATATCTCTTTGTATCGCAAGGACTTACGACTGATTAGCTGGTTGTTGCAGCTTTCCCAGAGTGCGACCCGGCTGATTCGGCAAAACCTGTTCATCGCTGCCACCTATAACGCAGTGGGAGTGGGGCTGGCGATGGCTGGCTATCTGCATCCTGTAGTGGCAGCAATGATCATGGTAGTTTCCAGTCTGATGATTACCTGGAACTCGACCCGCGTTTCAGTGGATCCAGATCGAATGTTGCATTGCCAGCGACCCGTTCGCGATCGCCCACCTGCGAGAATCATGTTACTCTTGCAGTCCGGATGTCATTTTCTGGCCTGGATAAGCGTATTGGTGATCGTGGGCAAAATGAGCGGTTTCCCAATATCAGCCCAATTCGTTCTGCTTTTTGGTGGGGGAATCATCGGCCTGATGTTGACCTATTGGTGGTTTCATCACGAAAATATCTCGCCCAGTCTGGATATGGCCTTTGGGATGCTCACGTGGGGGAATCTCGGAATGACTTTCGGCTGGTGGTATGACCAGAAATTTCAGGTGCCAGCCGAAATTTGCCACTGTAGCTGGAATTTAGCCCAGCTTTGGAACCAGCCGGGCATGTGGCTGGGGATGATTCTGGCGTGCAATCTGGCAATGATTTTACTGCCAAGGCGTTCCCACTGGTCGGTGCCTTTCTGTGCCTGGTCGATGTTTACTGGTGGCAACCTAGGCATGGTGCTGGGCATGATTGCTGGCAGTCAGGTGGTGCAACTGTTTCACCCCACCCCCACATGGGCAGTGCTTGCCGATTTTCTGGGGATGGCCATCGGCATGCACCTGGGCATGGCGCTGGCAACAGAAGCCCAGCGTTTTATGATGTTGCAAGTCTGGCGGTATCGTCGCAAGCGCGATTACCGCCGCCAATTTTCCTGA
- a CDS encoding cbb3-type cytochrome c oxidase subunit II — MMNRFLWILFGATVTFTSAVSGLVLAPHIQLGKMEAGPILPGDEGEYPKKRTELEELGKQVYQKNGCIYCHSQQVRSIHFGNNADIARGWGVRRSVARDYLHDRPILLGTMRTGPDLANVGPRWSPDWHHKHLYNPRMMVPGSIMPPFQFLYKIQERGASPDPKALALYPPWRDGLKDNQEVIPTEEAEALVAYLMSLDQTADLPEARE; from the coding sequence ATGATGAACCGATTTTTGTGGATCCTTTTTGGTGCAACGGTCACTTTTACCTCCGCAGTCAGTGGTCTGGTGCTGGCACCCCACATCCAATTGGGGAAAATGGAAGCGGGGCCAATTTTGCCCGGCGATGAGGGGGAATATCCGAAAAAGCGCACCGAACTGGAAGAACTCGGAAAACAGGTTTACCAGAAAAATGGCTGCATTTACTGCCACAGTCAGCAGGTGCGGTCAATCCATTTTGGCAATAACGCGGACATCGCCCGTGGCTGGGGTGTTCGACGCAGCGTAGCTCGTGATTACCTGCACGATCGCCCGATTTTACTGGGAACAATGCGAACCGGACCGGATCTGGCGAATGTTGGCCCTCGCTGGAGTCCCGATTGGCACCACAAGCACTTATATAACCCACGCATGATGGTTCCTGGGTCCATAATGCCACCGTTCCAGTTTCTGTACAAGATTCAGGAACGAGGTGCATCGCCAGATCCGAAAGCACTGGCGCTTTACCCACCCTGGCGCGATGGCTTGAAGGATAACCAGGAAGTGATCCCAACCGAGGAAGCGGAAGCATTGGTGGCTTATTTGATGTCGCTTGACCAGACGGCTGACTTACCGGAGGCCCGCGAATGA